The following coding sequences are from one Leptospira mayottensis 200901116 window:
- the lvrA gene encoding hybrid histidine kinase/response regulator LvrA, with protein MMNSTDLKQGEYRLIFESLPGLYLILSPDLRIVAVSESYLKATNTKRDEILGRGIFDVFPDNPSDPNADGAGNLYASLLLVLKDKAPNTMAVQKYDVRRPESEGGGFEEKYWSPMNSPIFDEKGGVVYIVHKVEEVTEFVRLKNKGKEQNKLTEELKNLTASMETEIYQRAQEIQNNNKKLLKLNEELTQREKEIQEVYKRLFDIDQLKSQFFANVSHELRTPLTLIIGPTRTLLKDQKISATQRAFLETIERNSYTLLKHVNDLLDLSKLEAGKMTLRYSNANLSDMIQDIAAHFNSVANERDIDFVLDLPKNFPIQIDVPKMERIILNLISNAFKFVPDSGKIHCTLKAESAMAYIYVADNGPGVPAHLRDQIFEKFRQGEEGDSRSFGGTGLGLAIAKEFVNLHLGSIGVFDSFLGGALFKVQIPIYAPVYVEEIQQPIETEELIPALMSNINELKKNKVETKGSSTIYNRPKVLIVEDNAEMREYVFNTLSSDFNLWVVSNGKQGLEKAILEKPDVIVTDIMMPVMSGDQMVKEIRKIPELSGTYILFLSAKSDQNFRIKLLQEGAQDYLIKPFTPEELSIKVHNFAVLRKAIEALENANRDMESFSYSVSHDLRAPILGIEGFLQIVLEDFSEKMDSEALRLLKTVQKNVIYMNNLIQDLLNFHKISKIDLNTRIVDMNRMVEEVIAAVLQNYPKKSYSFQLNELPNALANGSALKQVWMNLISNAVKYSSTKERPMIKIGFEEVDGSNVYFVEDNGVGFNKTYSNRLFKVFQRLHTQEEFEGTGVGLAIVARIIQRHGGQVFAEGEVNRGSKFSFTLPKLSENENIYEGIIKI; from the coding sequence ATGATGAATTCGACCGATTTAAAACAAGGTGAATATCGGCTCATTTTTGAGTCGCTTCCCGGGCTTTATTTGATCCTTAGTCCCGATCTTCGAATTGTCGCGGTAAGCGAATCATATTTGAAAGCAACAAATACAAAACGGGACGAGATTCTTGGTCGGGGAATTTTTGATGTTTTTCCAGACAATCCTTCGGATCCGAATGCGGATGGCGCAGGTAATTTGTACGCTTCTCTTTTACTCGTTTTAAAGGATAAAGCTCCGAACACAATGGCGGTTCAAAAATACGACGTTAGAAGACCAGAATCGGAAGGGGGTGGATTTGAAGAAAAATACTGGAGTCCGATGAATTCTCCCATCTTCGACGAAAAAGGAGGGGTGGTTTATATCGTTCATAAAGTGGAAGAGGTAACCGAGTTTGTTCGACTCAAGAACAAGGGAAAAGAGCAAAATAAACTCACGGAGGAACTTAAAAATCTGACGGCTTCCATGGAAACTGAGATCTATCAAAGAGCTCAGGAGATTCAGAATAACAATAAAAAACTTCTCAAGCTCAATGAGGAGTTGACTCAGAGAGAAAAAGAGATTCAGGAGGTTTACAAACGTTTGTTTGATATAGATCAATTGAAATCTCAATTCTTTGCCAACGTGAGTCATGAGTTAAGGACACCTTTGACTTTAATCATAGGTCCGACTCGAACCTTGCTGAAAGATCAGAAAATCTCCGCGACTCAACGTGCATTTTTAGAAACCATAGAGAGAAATTCCTATACACTTCTAAAACACGTAAACGATCTTCTAGATCTTTCCAAACTGGAAGCTGGCAAGATGACATTACGATATTCGAATGCAAATCTATCCGATATGATACAGGATATAGCTGCCCATTTCAATTCCGTAGCCAACGAAAGAGATATAGATTTTGTGTTGGATCTTCCTAAAAATTTTCCAATTCAGATAGATGTTCCTAAAATGGAGCGGATCATTTTGAATCTAATTTCAAACGCATTTAAATTCGTTCCCGACTCTGGTAAGATTCACTGTACTTTGAAAGCGGAGAGTGCGATGGCTTACATTTATGTCGCAGATAATGGTCCAGGAGTTCCGGCTCATCTCAGGGACCAAATCTTCGAAAAATTCAGACAGGGAGAAGAAGGAGATTCACGTTCTTTCGGAGGAACGGGGCTTGGGCTTGCAATTGCGAAGGAATTTGTGAATCTACATCTTGGTTCTATCGGAGTTTTTGATTCTTTTTTGGGCGGTGCGCTTTTTAAAGTTCAGATTCCGATTTATGCTCCGGTTTATGTCGAAGAAATTCAACAACCGATTGAAACGGAAGAATTGATTCCCGCTTTGATGAGTAATATCAACGAATTGAAGAAAAACAAGGTTGAAACAAAGGGATCGTCCACTATTTACAATCGTCCCAAAGTTTTGATTGTGGAAGACAACGCGGAAATGAGGGAGTACGTTTTCAATACGTTATCCTCTGATTTTAATCTTTGGGTTGTTTCGAACGGGAAACAAGGTTTGGAAAAAGCGATTCTTGAAAAACCGGATGTTATTGTTACCGATATTATGATGCCCGTGATGAGCGGGGATCAGATGGTGAAAGAGATCCGAAAAATTCCGGAACTTTCTGGTACATATATTCTTTTTTTAAGCGCAAAGTCCGACCAAAATTTCAGGATTAAACTTCTTCAGGAAGGGGCACAAGATTATCTGATTAAACCATTTACTCCGGAAGAGCTAAGCATAAAAGTTCACAATTTTGCCGTCTTAAGAAAAGCGATCGAAGCTTTAGAAAACGCGAACAGAGATATGGAATCTTTCAGTTATTCCGTATCGCACGATCTTCGCGCTCCGATTTTAGGGATAGAAGGTTTTCTCCAAATCGTCTTGGAGGATTTTTCCGAAAAAATGGATTCAGAAGCGTTACGATTGCTTAAGACCGTACAAAAAAATGTGATTTATATGAATAATCTTATCCAAGACCTTTTGAATTTTCATAAAATCTCTAAGATAGATCTGAATACTAGAATCGTCGATATGAATAGGATGGTCGAGGAGGTGATCGCAGCCGTTCTTCAGAATTATCCTAAAAAGAGTTATTCGTTTCAACTGAATGAATTGCCGAACGCCCTTGCAAATGGGAGCGCTCTCAAACAGGTATGGATGAATTTGATTTCAAATGCGGTCAAATATTCGTCTACGAAAGAACGTCCCATGATCAAAATCGGTTTCGAGGAAGTCGATGGATCCAATGTTTACTTCGTAGAAGACAATGGGGTCGGTTTTAATAAGACTTATTCGAATAGGTTATTCAAGGTATTTCAAAGACTGCATACACAGGAAGAATTTGAAGGGACCGGAGTTGGTTTGGCAATTGTAGCAAGAATCATACAACGTCACGGTGGACAGGTATTTGCAGAAGGAGAGGTGAACAGAGGTTCTAAATTTTCATTTACTCTTCCGAAACTTTCGGAGAACGAAAATATTTATGAAGGCATCATAAAAATATAG
- a CDS encoding LA_2219 family laminin/E-cadherin/plasminogen-binding protein: MSILEKMILLWGAGFGLFLVLSCSSAKISENEKAKYESVPNPTGENEIVLDEEGKEVTLNTGDPDSFLRPSKDPLEYFRVYISSDGYRLRQLRGSKFIRRKVDKGGDALISEELVRFNKIDFIDDGIIIVVLNGNTGAFETIRFNTRVPRINDLAKIVQNDVTRWIMEHSEEKPVITRFQIHYSLELKNKTGSTRDAVKEELKKEVIRRK, translated from the coding sequence ATGTCCATTTTAGAAAAAATGATCCTACTTTGGGGAGCAGGTTTCGGTTTATTTTTGGTTCTTTCTTGTTCCAGCGCAAAAATTTCGGAAAACGAAAAGGCAAAATATGAATCGGTTCCAAATCCTACCGGAGAAAACGAGATCGTATTAGACGAGGAAGGAAAAGAAGTTACTCTGAACACGGGTGATCCGGATTCTTTTTTAAGGCCTTCTAAGGATCCTCTGGAGTATTTTCGAGTTTATATTTCAAGCGACGGCTACCGACTTCGTCAATTGAGGGGTTCCAAATTTATCAGAAGAAAAGTGGATAAAGGCGGAGATGCCCTTATCAGCGAGGAGTTGGTCCGTTTTAACAAAATCGATTTTATAGATGATGGGATTATCATCGTTGTGCTAAATGGAAATACAGGGGCTTTTGAGACAATTCGTTTTAATACTAGAGTCCCAAGAATCAACGATCTTGCTAAGATCGTTCAAAACGATGTGACCCGTTGGATTATGGAACATTCTGAAGAAAAGCCAGTCATTACCAGGTTTCAGATCCACTATTCTTTGGAGTTAAAAAACAAAACGGGTAGCACTCGCGATGCAGTTAAGGAAGAATTAAAAAAGGAAGTCATCCGTAGGAAATAA
- the mgtE gene encoding magnesium transporter, whose protein sequence is MEERGIEHGLFSEKANPSSQEWIEFFSEKIKAGENSFLDRFLKQNHPADIAEVLEKLEEDEAFFVFKRCDSELQSSILVEFDEEFQADLISRFQVKEISPILENLETDELSSLISEFPKDKAEEILNSIDEEDSSQVRKQLTFQEYSAGRLMNTLFASAVETDTVRKAIIKLRKIARDTDDIYHLYITDENNVLKGYVKLKNLFLAPLNTKVNRLMKTGFTSIHYDTDQEEVAKMFRKYDLVSVAVLDDLGRILGRITVDDILDIVHEEASEDILRLGGVSGEERLSSSVLTSVRRRMVWLLINLGTASLAASVVSFFGGTIEKYVLLASLMPIVAGMGGNAGTQSITLIVRNLATGDLSTGNWKSAIRKEGLVGILNGFMVGIVAGLMVYFFTGNFTLSMVMFMALQANLAIAAVIGTSIPLLLRVLGIDPAIASSIFVTTFTDVFGFFCFLGLATIFIQIL, encoded by the coding sequence ATGGAAGAAAGAGGAATCGAACACGGATTATTTTCGGAAAAAGCGAATCCTTCCTCTCAGGAATGGATCGAGTTTTTCTCGGAAAAAATCAAAGCCGGAGAGAATTCTTTTTTAGATCGTTTTCTCAAACAGAATCATCCCGCGGACATAGCGGAGGTTTTGGAAAAATTAGAGGAAGACGAGGCATTTTTTGTATTCAAACGGTGCGATTCCGAGTTGCAGAGTTCGATTCTCGTCGAGTTCGACGAGGAATTCCAAGCGGACTTAATTTCTCGTTTCCAAGTGAAGGAAATTTCTCCGATTTTGGAAAATCTAGAGACGGATGAGCTATCAAGCCTGATCTCCGAATTTCCAAAAGACAAAGCCGAAGAAATATTAAATTCCATTGACGAAGAGGATTCTTCCCAAGTTAGAAAACAACTTACGTTTCAGGAATATTCCGCGGGACGTTTGATGAACACTTTGTTTGCTTCGGCTGTGGAAACCGATACGGTTCGAAAGGCGATTATCAAACTCAGAAAGATCGCGAGGGATACGGACGATATCTATCATTTATACATCACGGATGAGAATAACGTACTAAAAGGTTATGTAAAACTAAAGAACTTATTTTTGGCACCGCTCAATACAAAAGTAAATCGTTTGATGAAAACCGGATTCACTTCGATTCATTACGATACCGATCAAGAAGAAGTCGCGAAGATGTTTCGTAAGTACGATTTGGTTTCCGTGGCAGTACTCGACGATCTTGGAAGAATTTTGGGAAGAATTACGGTGGATGATATTTTGGATATCGTTCATGAAGAGGCTTCGGAAGACATTCTTCGTTTGGGAGGAGTATCCGGAGAAGAGAGGTTGTCTTCTTCCGTTCTTACTTCGGTGAGAAGAAGGATGGTCTGGCTTTTGATCAATTTGGGAACGGCTTCTCTTGCGGCATCGGTCGTTTCTTTTTTTGGAGGGACGATCGAAAAATACGTGCTCCTGGCCTCTCTCATGCCGATTGTTGCGGGTATGGGAGGAAACGCGGGAACACAATCGATCACTTTGATCGTGCGGAATTTGGCGACTGGGGATCTTTCTACCGGAAATTGGAAATCCGCCATAAGAAAGGAAGGACTTGTAGGAATTCTTAACGGATTTATGGTTGGAATCGTTGCGGGTCTAATGGTTTATTTTTTTACCGGGAATTTCACCCTTTCTATGGTTATGTTTATGGCTTTGCAGGCGAATTTGGCGATTGCGGCAGTGATTGGAACTTCGATCCCATTGTTGTTGCGTGTTTTGGGAATCGATCCTGCAATTGCTTCCTCGATTTTTGTAACCACTTTTACGGACGTGTTCGGTTTTTTCTGTTTTTTGGGATTGGCTACAATTTTCATTCAAATATTATGA
- a CDS encoding OmpA family protein has translation MKTFLKFHFLFFFCLILSINPISADAFYYPWEYNKVYNEKIALEIELDSLRTRYRNETENSKKERLEFDSKIRSLEELLSREKEFREKDNNLNEEKLKVLENQIAVLKSKSSSKEKELIGESERQGKKFRDLLDNLKDELEQEKAACQKKAEALQKEYEKKVANLEARILALNDEISRLKNLSENQKKELDRLADQANELENKLGDEIKKGQIRLKRFHNRLVINIDDRISFDSGSADLKKQILPALDKIKEILGNYPGNLIIIEGHTDNIPIRTRKFSDNWQLSGERALSVLHYFLESKILDPRNFSLAGYGEFQPIVSNDTPENRALNRRVDIVVVPR, from the coding sequence ATGAAGACGTTTTTGAAATTCCATTTCCTTTTTTTCTTCTGTTTGATTCTTTCCATAAATCCAATTTCCGCGGATGCGTTTTATTATCCCTGGGAATACAACAAAGTGTATAACGAAAAAATCGCCTTGGAAATCGAGTTAGATTCTCTAAGAACCAGATACAGAAACGAAACCGAAAATTCCAAAAAAGAACGTTTGGAATTCGATTCTAAAATCCGTTCTTTGGAAGAATTGCTTTCAAGAGAAAAGGAATTCAGAGAGAAGGATAACAACCTGAACGAAGAAAAACTTAAGGTATTGGAGAATCAAATCGCAGTTTTAAAATCGAAAAGTTCCAGTAAAGAAAAGGAACTGATCGGGGAAAGTGAAAGACAGGGCAAAAAATTCAGAGATCTCTTGGATAACTTAAAGGATGAATTGGAACAAGAAAAAGCCGCTTGTCAAAAAAAGGCCGAAGCTCTCCAAAAAGAATACGAGAAGAAAGTTGCGAATCTTGAAGCTAGAATTCTTGCATTAAACGACGAAATTTCCAGATTGAAGAATCTTTCGGAAAATCAGAAAAAAGAATTGGATCGCCTGGCAGATCAGGCAAACGAATTGGAGAACAAACTCGGCGACGAAATCAAAAAAGGACAAATCCGCCTCAAACGATTTCACAATCGTCTCGTCATCAATATCGACGATAGAATTTCCTTCGATTCCGGATCGGCCGACTTAAAAAAACAAATCCTTCCGGCTTTGGATAAGATCAAAGAAATCCTGGGAAATTATCCTGGAAATTTGATAATCATAGAAGGCCATACGGATAACATTCCGATTCGAACCAGAAAATTTTCCGATAACTGGCAACTTTCCGGAGAAAGGGCTCTCTCCGTGCTCCATTACTTCTTAGAAAGTAAAATTTTAGATCCTAGAAACTTTTCTCTAGCGGGTTATGGAGAATTCCAACCGATCGTTTCCAACGACACTCCTGAAAACAGAGCTCTCAATCGTAGAGTAGATATCGTAGTTGTTCCACGTTGA
- a CDS encoding cation diffusion facilitator family transporter: protein MDNFFQLHHVERSREKGLKRSILLTILVSFSIFLVELFGGIRSGSIALLADAGHIITDVIALSLSLMAVLLASQKPNYQFSFGYYRIEILTSLLNSILIFGISFYIFYEATERFQNQKEILSFEMIFYCVSGIVLNLISAWILFRFSAENINIKSAYIHVLSDLFSTTGVLIGSILIYFTNWNWIDPLISILISILILRSAWGIFRESISVLLESSPQSFEIPHILEHIRKIEGIRQILDYHFWAITRGVHACTLRVAVEDLKNANRIVFQSNQILKSEFGIDFVTVQCETEDLTDRIANLSVSHGIHDRGHSHSH from the coding sequence ATGGATAATTTTTTTCAACTTCATCATGTAGAAAGAAGTCGGGAGAAAGGTCTGAAAAGATCGATTCTATTGACGATTCTCGTTTCTTTTTCCATCTTTCTCGTAGAGTTGTTCGGGGGTATTCGAAGCGGAAGTATCGCCCTTCTTGCGGACGCGGGCCATATCATTACGGATGTGATCGCACTGTCCTTATCTTTGATGGCCGTACTACTCGCTTCTCAAAAACCGAATTATCAATTTTCCTTCGGTTACTATCGAATCGAAATACTAACTTCTCTTCTCAATTCAATTTTGATTTTCGGGATTTCGTTTTATATTTTTTATGAGGCCACGGAAAGATTTCAAAACCAAAAAGAGATTTTGAGTTTTGAAATGATCTTTTACTGTGTTTCTGGGATCGTTCTCAATCTAATCAGCGCTTGGATCTTGTTTCGTTTTAGTGCCGAAAACATCAATATCAAATCGGCTTATATTCACGTTTTAAGCGACCTCTTTTCAACTACGGGTGTTTTAATCGGTTCCATTTTAATCTATTTTACGAATTGGAACTGGATCGATCCTTTGATCAGCATCTTGATTTCGATTTTGATTCTACGTTCTGCTTGGGGGATTTTTCGGGAAAGTATTTCCGTTCTTTTAGAGTCTTCACCTCAGTCATTCGAAATTCCACATATTCTGGAACATATCCGTAAAATTGAAGGAATCCGACAGATTTTAGACTATCACTTTTGGGCGATTACGAGAGGGGTTCACGCTTGTACACTTCGAGTTGCCGTTGAAGACTTGAAGAACGCAAACCGGATTGTCTTTCAATCCAATCAAATTTTAAAATCGGAATTCGGGATCGATTTTGTCACTGTTCAGTGCGAGACAGAGGATTTAACGGATCGGATTGCGAATCTTTCCGTTTCTCACGGGATCCATGATCGTGGGCATTCCCACTCACATTGA
- a CDS encoding 2-isopropylmalate synthase, protein MRLSIRLIGCLKSKTQKTGRRIFCENHMAADQEDYVRIFDTTLRDGEQCPGAAMTENEKLEIAAQLATMKVDIIEAGFPISSPVQFQAVERIARETEGPIIAALARAMKADIEAAFKALQPAKKRRIHTFVASSPIHMKHKLGKEPKEVLKMAIEAVTLCKQLVDDVEFSPEDATRSEPEFLRELCEAVIAAGATTINIPDTVGYTTPAEYGGLFKFLLTNVRGAEKAIFSAHCHNDLGLATANSLAAVQNGARQIECTINGIGERAGNTAMEEVVMAMRTRKDTFGIQTRTKTEEIARASYLVKTITGMLVQPNKAIVGANAFAHESGIHQDGVIKHRETYEIMKPETVGLSSNRMVLGRHSGRAGFKDRIVKLGFSPQAEELEAAYQRFLEIADRKKEIYDEDIRALFSEETRKSTGDRFQLEGFTVSTGTKSTPTAGVRILIDGHVREESSTGDGPVDAIYKAIQKTTGMDPEVSRLVISPVTEGQDAMAEASVTLQYKGDRVVGKGSSTDIVEACSRAYISALNRF, encoded by the coding sequence ATGCGACTTTCTATCCGTTTAATTGGTTGTCTAAAGAGTAAAACCCAAAAAACTGGAAGAAGAATTTTTTGTGAGAATCATATGGCAGCAGACCAGGAAGACTACGTTCGCATATTTGATACCACTCTTCGGGACGGAGAACAATGTCCCGGAGCCGCGATGACGGAAAACGAAAAATTGGAAATCGCCGCCCAACTCGCAACAATGAAAGTGGACATTATAGAAGCCGGATTTCCAATTTCTTCTCCCGTTCAATTTCAGGCCGTGGAAAGAATCGCAAGAGAAACGGAAGGACCGATCATCGCTGCTCTTGCCAGAGCCATGAAAGCCGACATTGAAGCCGCATTTAAAGCCCTACAACCTGCAAAAAAAAGAAGAATTCATACGTTCGTTGCTTCCTCTCCGATCCATATGAAACACAAACTTGGAAAAGAACCCAAAGAAGTTTTAAAAATGGCAATAGAGGCCGTGACTCTCTGTAAACAACTTGTAGACGACGTGGAATTTTCCCCCGAAGACGCAACCAGAAGTGAACCAGAATTTTTAAGAGAACTCTGCGAAGCAGTAATCGCCGCTGGTGCAACTACGATCAATATTCCGGATACCGTCGGTTATACTACCCCGGCCGAATATGGCGGTCTTTTTAAATTCTTGCTCACGAACGTGAGAGGGGCTGAAAAAGCGATTTTTTCCGCACATTGCCACAACGATTTAGGGCTTGCCACCGCAAACTCTTTGGCAGCAGTTCAAAATGGTGCTCGCCAAATAGAATGTACGATCAACGGTATCGGAGAAAGAGCTGGTAACACCGCCATGGAAGAAGTGGTTATGGCAATGCGGACTAGAAAAGATACGTTCGGAATTCAGACTCGGACCAAAACAGAAGAAATCGCACGGGCTTCCTATCTTGTAAAAACGATTACGGGAATGCTAGTGCAACCGAACAAAGCAATCGTAGGAGCAAACGCTTTCGCACACGAATCTGGGATTCATCAAGATGGAGTTATCAAACACAGAGAGACCTACGAGATTATGAAACCTGAAACTGTCGGACTTTCTTCCAATAGAATGGTTCTTGGAAGACATAGTGGTCGTGCAGGATTCAAGGACCGAATCGTAAAACTTGGCTTTTCTCCTCAAGCGGAAGAATTAGAAGCCGCTTACCAAAGGTTTTTGGAAATTGCGGACAGAAAAAAGGAAATCTATGACGAAGACATTCGCGCTCTTTTTTCCGAAGAAACCAGAAAGTCGACGGGCGACCGTTTTCAATTGGAAGGTTTTACTGTTTCCACGGGAACCAAAAGTACTCCAACCGCAGGTGTGAGAATTTTGATCGACGGACATGTCAGAGAAGAATCCTCTACGGGAGACGGTCCGGTAGACGCGATCTATAAAGCAATCCAGAAAACGACCGGAATGGATCCGGAAGTTTCCAGACTCGTTATTTCTCCCGTTACTGAAGGACAAGACGCAATGGCGGAAGCTTCCGTGACTTTGCAATACAAAGGAGATCGTGTCGTCGGCAAAGGAAGTTCCACGGACATTGTCGAAGCCTGTTCCAGAGCTTATATTTCCGCACTGAATCGGTTTTAA
- a CDS encoding peptidoglycan recognition protein family protein translates to MIQTDLHIKQDFLTPNPHSRPGDKIKEVKGIVLHWTALPKATAQNIRDYFESLKAPEGRFASAHFAVGLVGEIVQCIPLDEIAYHCGSKTYTPEKEKRLGPDSPNFYTIGIEQCVQDMMGKFTEKTLDSAARLTAQLCFKYNLDANDLWTHQGIVGWKDCPRWYNTHPQDWIGFKKRVDDLLKKQRGN, encoded by the coding sequence ATGATTCAAACCGACTTGCATATAAAACAGGATTTTCTAACTCCAAATCCACATAGCAGACCGGGGGATAAAATAAAAGAAGTGAAAGGGATAGTGTTGCATTGGACGGCTTTACCGAAAGCTACGGCTCAGAACATTCGCGATTATTTTGAAAGTTTGAAAGCTCCGGAAGGTCGTTTTGCAAGTGCACATTTTGCAGTAGGACTCGTTGGGGAAATTGTACAGTGTATTCCTTTGGATGAAATCGCATATCATTGCGGTAGTAAAACTTACACTCCTGAAAAAGAAAAACGTTTAGGTCCGGATAGTCCTAATTTTTATACGATCGGAATTGAGCAGTGCGTTCAGGATATGATGGGAAAGTTTACTGAAAAAACTCTAGATAGCGCGGCTAGACTTACCGCTCAGCTATGCTTTAAATACAACTTAGACGCAAACGACCTATGGACCCATCAAGGTATAGTCGGATGGAAGGATTGTCCTCGTTGGTATAACACTCACCCGCAGGACTGGATTGGTTTTAAAAAGAGAGTGGACGATTTATTAAAAAAACAACGTGGGAATTAG
- a CDS encoding FAD-dependent oxidoreductase, with the protein MGSMHLGLEGMPMPVERMIAFYGRRFDGGACFITTGGIAVNHAGRGANVFFNFQKEEDCKELSVVANTLKPKGIFCAQLFHAGRYSYHRDLVAPSALRAPINRFIPKALSEEEAWKTVEDFGDSALKAKEVGFGAVEVMGSEGYLINQFFSPVTNHREDFFGGSPEKRMNFAIEVMKNVRKKVGKDFPVIYRMSGIDLIPGNPTFEEVIILAEKLKATGADALNIGIGWHESRIPTISMLVPRGAWAKISGKIKEKIKDIPIIASNRVNMPEVMTRILKNHEADILSMARPFLADPDIVNKIRADQEERINTCIACNQACLDHTFKEQLVSCLVNPSANRELEIGKLKAADKKHVVVVGSGPGGLESARISAIRGHKVTVLEATDKIGGQLNLAAQIPGKSEFFETIRYFKNELKNLGVEIHFDHHATLDSIIELRPDAVIFATGVKPREFSLPGMEKKKTASYADYLSGKFRPGNQVAIIGGGGIGCDVAHKLTEEDSPTIDSYFHRYNVKSYTNAQIQKEKPNRKVSIFRRSGKIGSGLGATTAWALLQELESKDVGFYTSLNYKEVTDQGLVVETKKDGPITIECDSIILCAGQLSEVSLYEEFKAKFPEIPSYLIGGAKDASGIDAKRAMLEGFEAAIGIGVN; encoded by the coding sequence ATGGGCTCAATGCATTTAGGATTGGAAGGAATGCCAATGCCTGTGGAAAGAATGATCGCATTCTACGGTAGACGTTTTGACGGAGGCGCTTGTTTTATCACGACAGGAGGAATCGCCGTCAACCACGCAGGAAGGGGGGCCAATGTTTTCTTTAATTTTCAGAAGGAAGAAGACTGCAAGGAATTATCCGTCGTAGCAAACACACTCAAACCAAAAGGAATTTTTTGTGCTCAACTCTTTCACGCAGGAAGATACTCATATCATAGAGACCTAGTCGCTCCTTCTGCATTAAGAGCTCCTATTAACCGCTTTATTCCAAAAGCCCTTTCTGAAGAAGAAGCCTGGAAAACCGTAGAAGATTTCGGAGACTCTGCACTTAAAGCGAAAGAAGTGGGCTTCGGTGCCGTAGAAGTGATGGGAAGCGAAGGTTACTTAATAAACCAGTTTTTTTCTCCCGTTACAAATCATAGAGAGGATTTCTTTGGCGGAAGTCCCGAAAAAAGAATGAACTTTGCGATCGAAGTTATGAAAAACGTACGTAAAAAGGTGGGAAAAGATTTTCCGGTAATTTATCGTATGTCTGGAATTGATTTGATCCCAGGCAATCCGACTTTTGAAGAAGTGATCATTCTTGCTGAAAAGCTAAAAGCGACAGGCGCCGATGCACTCAACATAGGAATCGGTTGGCACGAATCCAGAATCCCTACAATTTCCATGCTCGTCCCCAGAGGTGCCTGGGCAAAAATTTCCGGAAAAATCAAAGAAAAAATCAAGGATATTCCGATCATCGCATCTAACCGAGTCAACATGCCGGAAGTTATGACTCGGATTCTAAAAAACCACGAAGCTGATATATTAAGCATGGCGAGACCTTTTTTAGCAGATCCTGATATTGTAAACAAGATCCGAGCAGATCAAGAAGAAAGGATCAATACCTGCATCGCCTGCAACCAGGCTTGCTTAGACCATACATTCAAAGAACAATTGGTCTCCTGTTTGGTCAATCCTTCCGCCAATAGGGAACTTGAAATTGGTAAATTGAAAGCAGCAGACAAAAAACACGTGGTAGTAGTCGGTTCCGGACCTGGAGGACTTGAATCAGCAAGAATCAGTGCGATCCGGGGCCATAAAGTAACCGTGCTAGAAGCAACCGATAAGATCGGAGGGCAACTTAACCTTGCCGCGCAAATTCCGGGGAAATCGGAATTTTTTGAAACGATTCGTTATTTCAAGAACGAACTTAAAAATTTAGGAGTGGAAATTCACTTCGATCATCATGCCACGTTAGACAGCATTATAGAACTCAGACCAGATGCCGTTATTTTTGCGACTGGGGTCAAACCAAGAGAATTTTCCCTTCCGGGAATGGAAAAAAAGAAAACGGCTTCTTACGCAGATTATCTTTCCGGAAAATTCAGGCCGGGAAATCAGGTGGCAATTATCGGAGGAGGAGGAATTGGTTGTGACGTAGCTCATAAGCTTACGGAAGAAGATTCCCCTACGATTGATTCCTACTTCCATCGCTACAATGTGAAATCTTATACGAATGCACAAATCCAAAAAGAAAAACCGAATCGTAAGGTTTCCATTTTTCGAAGATCCGGAAAAATCGGATCCGGTCTTGGAGCGACAACCGCCTGGGCTTTACTTCAAGAACTGGAATCGAAAGATGTCGGATTTTACACTTCTCTCAATTATAAAGAAGTCACGGATCAAGGACTGGTCGTTGAAACCAAAAAAGACGGACCGATCACAATCGAATGCGATTCTATCATTCTTTGTGCAGGACAACTCAGCGAGGTTTCCCTTTACGAAGAATTCAAGGCGAAATTCCCGGAAATTCCGTCTTACCTGATCGGAGGTGCAAAGGATGCCTCCGGAATCGATGCCAAACGCGCGATGTTAGAAGGATTTGAGGCAGCGATCGGAATCGGAGTAAATTAA